A window from Acipenser ruthenus chromosome 36, fAciRut3.2 maternal haplotype, whole genome shotgun sequence encodes these proteins:
- the LOC117401976 gene encoding protein PET100 homolog, mitochondrial produces MGVKLEVFRMLLYLSFPVTVFWISNQAEYFEEYVVKRKREIYPPDEKMQRKELEDFKQRMRERKEQRLLKQMGLAEAQKE; encoded by the exons ATGGGAGTCAAACTTGAAGTGTTCCgg ATGCTGCTGTATCTGTCATTCCCAGTGACTGTGTTCTGGATCTCCAATCAAGCCGAGTACTTTGAGGAATATGTGGTGAAGCGAAAG agGGAGATTTACCCACCGGATGAGAAGATGCAG AGGAAGGAGCTGGAGGATTTCAAGCAGAGAATGCGTGAGCGGAAGGAACAGAGGCTTCTGAAGCAGATGGGCCTGGCTGAAGCACAGAAAGAATGA